Sequence from the Sphingomonas koreensis genome:
GAGAGTTTCCCTGTTGGGTACGTGACCTGGGAAGACTTGGCCGGGCGGATCGTTCTTTGTCGATCAGGGGACGACTGGCGCCGTTTTGTGAACCACGTTCGGGAGTTGGGCGGCCCGACCCTCGATTTTTCGGAACAGAACGTCGCGCTCGATAGTCTCCTAGGTCTAGTTGCAGCCGGAACCGGTTGGTGCATTCTGCCGGCAAGCTCGGCACGAGACGACGTCGCCAACACCAAAATCTTACCAATCATTTCGGAAGGCGCGACTTTGCAGGTCGAAGCTTTTTGGCGTCCTGAAGTCGATAACCCCGCGCTTACCCGACTTTTGGCACTCGCCCGTCAGATGTTCACGAAGACTAATCAAGCCTGACACTCCGTCGAACTCTCGCGAACGCACGGTCTGTGGCCATGAAACGAGCCAACATCGGTGCTATCAACTTCGTAGGCTCCACCGCCTGTTTCGTCTCGCGGGCCAACGCGTCTGCGTAAGCGCGGAGATCGCGGTGCGTGTCCGCTGGAAGCTCAATGGTAAGTTTTACCGGCTTGTCGTCCGCGAGCGGTCCCAGCTTCAGCTTGGTCATCGGCCGTTTCCCTGTGGTTCTAGGATCAGGTCGCGGGTGACGATCACGCGCACCGGATAGCCGGGCCGGATGGTCAGCGTCGGTCGGATATCGAGTTGGCGGCGGACGATCTCCTGGCCCGCATCGCCGACGCTTTCCTGCACGCCGTCGCGGATGGC
This genomic interval carries:
- a CDS encoding DUF2274 domain-containing protein, producing the protein MTKLKLGPLADDKPVKLTIELPADTHRDLRAYADALARETKQAVEPTKLIAPMLARFMATDRAFARVRRSVRLD